From one Enterococcus sp. DIV2402 genomic stretch:
- a CDS encoding ATP-binding cassette domain-containing protein, which translates to MNEYIEIIHARENNLKNVSLKIPKNKITIFTGVSGSGKSSIVFDTIAQEAGRQLNETYDSFTRLFLPKYSRPEVDEINNLSTAIVVNQKKIGGSARSTLGTITDINALFRVLFSRFATPSLGYANAYSFNDPSGMCSVCQGIGKTIALDVEKAVDHERSLNEGAILLPGFTVGSWYWKLHAETGLFDPDKKINKYTPEEYQLLMYADAQKITTAETGDMNVTYEGIVTRFMRTTIHTEKETSKRAAKVIEEFTVMKACPSCAGKRYNSEVLASTIDGYNIHDVTSVQLTELIEILKEIDNETRHPIIIGIQKRVQDLVDIGLGYMDLCRETNSLSGGESQRVKMVKQLASSLTNMIYIFDEPSTGLHPRDVYRLNELLRKIRDVGNTVLVVEHDPDVIQIADYIVDVGPFAGTHGGEITFTGSYEELLQSDTLTGKSLKQSLPINEQPRLVNDYYESQSSSLHNLKNIQLRVPKGIFTAITGVAGSGKSTLVNQVFAKDYPDAIQINQTPIHTNKRSNPATYTGIMNSIRKSFAKASGMDAGYFSYNSKGACPECNGSGTIELNLSFMDKSEVECTHCHGKRYNPTVLEHVYQGKNIVEVMDMTIEEAVVFFDAKDIQRKLKNLQEVGIGYLTLGQPMDTLSGGEAQRLKLANELKTNGNIYILDEPTTGLHMSDVKNVIRIINNLVEKGNTVIVIEHNVDVIRNADWVIDLGPDGGRDGGEILFEGTVKELRESTTITGKYV; encoded by the coding sequence ATGAACGAGTATATTGAAATTATCCACGCAAGAGAAAACAACTTAAAAAATGTCAGTCTCAAAATTCCCAAAAATAAAATTACTATTTTTACCGGCGTCTCTGGCTCAGGAAAATCATCGATTGTTTTTGATACTATTGCCCAAGAAGCTGGTCGTCAACTGAATGAAACCTATGATAGTTTTACCCGTTTATTTTTACCTAAATACAGTCGTCCAGAGGTTGATGAGATTAATAATCTTTCTACAGCGATTGTGGTCAATCAAAAGAAGATTGGTGGCAGTGCGCGCTCAACGTTAGGGACGATTACTGACATCAATGCGTTATTTCGTGTGTTGTTTTCACGTTTTGCAACACCTAGTTTAGGATATGCAAATGCTTATTCATTTAATGATCCTAGTGGAATGTGTTCTGTCTGTCAGGGGATTGGTAAGACGATTGCATTAGATGTTGAAAAAGCAGTCGATCATGAACGTTCCTTAAATGAAGGGGCGATTTTACTTCCAGGATTTACAGTAGGCTCATGGTATTGGAAATTACACGCAGAAACCGGCCTATTTGATCCTGATAAAAAAATTAACAAGTATACACCAGAAGAATATCAGCTCTTAATGTATGCTGATGCACAAAAAATTACAACGGCAGAAACTGGTGATATGAATGTCACGTATGAGGGCATTGTAACGCGTTTTATGCGTACCACTATTCATACTGAAAAGGAAACTAGTAAACGTGCCGCCAAAGTGATTGAAGAATTTACAGTTATGAAAGCTTGTCCATCGTGTGCAGGCAAACGTTACAATTCTGAAGTGCTTGCTTCAACGATTGATGGCTACAATATTCATGATGTGACATCCGTTCAATTAACTGAATTGATTGAGATTTTGAAAGAAATTGATAATGAAACACGTCATCCAATTATTATTGGGATTCAAAAGCGTGTACAAGACTTAGTTGATATTGGTTTGGGATATATGGATTTATGTCGGGAAACCAACAGTTTATCAGGTGGAGAATCACAACGCGTCAAAATGGTCAAACAATTAGCGAGTAGTTTAACGAATATGATTTATATCTTTGATGAACCGAGTACAGGGTTGCATCCTCGCGATGTCTATCGTTTGAATGAATTATTGCGGAAAATTCGTGATGTAGGTAACACGGTTTTAGTTGTTGAACATGATCCAGATGTAATTCAAATTGCGGACTACATTGTTGATGTAGGTCCCTTTGCCGGTACGCACGGTGGAGAAATCACCTTTACAGGTAGCTATGAAGAATTACTCCAATCAGATACCTTAACTGGAAAATCATTAAAACAATCCCTACCTATCAATGAACAACCAAGGCTGGTAAATGATTATTATGAAAGTCAGTCTAGTTCTTTGCATAATTTAAAAAATATTCAGCTGCGAGTACCAAAAGGGATTTTCACAGCTATCACTGGTGTGGCGGGTTCAGGTAAAAGTACCCTGGTTAATCAAGTATTTGCGAAAGACTATCCAGATGCCATTCAAATTAATCAAACACCGATCCATACAAATAAACGTTCAAACCCAGCAACATATACTGGAATCATGAATAGCATTCGAAAATCCTTTGCGAAAGCAAGTGGCATGGATGCTGGTTATTTCAGTTACAATTCAAAAGGTGCTTGCCCGGAATGTAACGGAAGTGGAACGATTGAATTAAATCTATCTTTTATGGATAAATCTGAAGTAGAATGTACACACTGTCATGGAAAAAGGTACAATCCTACTGTTTTAGAACATGTCTATCAAGGAAAAAATATTGTTGAAGTAATGGATATGACGATTGAAGAAGCAGTTGTCTTCTTTGATGCGAAAGACATTCAACGCAAATTAAAAAACTTGCAAGAAGTAGGAATTGGTTATCTAACATTAGGGCAACCAATGGATACTTTATCTGGAGGAGAAGCGCAACGTTTGAAATTAGCGAACGAATTAAAGACAAACGGGAATATTTATATTTTAGATGAACCAACAACAGGTTTGCATATGTCTGATGTCAAAAACGTTATCCGGATTATCAATAACTTAGTTGAAAAAGGGAACACAGTGATTGTGATTGAACATAATGTCGATGTGATTCGCAATGCCGATTGGGTCATTGATCTTGGCCCAGACGGCGGCCGTGATGGTGGCGAAATTCTTTTTGAAGGTACTGTTAAAGAGTTGAGAGAATCAACAACGATTACTGGAAAATATGTGTAG
- a CDS encoding extracellular solute-binding protein: MKKKVLSALFSMLLVTSLAACSSGGDKASGGTKDENADKGLEVLGDTVTFDPNKLVNEGEPITIEYWTWGENDPTLKMAEAYEEIYPNVEIKEVIQPWDDFWTKLPLSLKGKNGPAVFNIHNSQHDLIMPYLEAYDIPVENLQADFNSVDPHIIDGNVYYTDSVINTGNIYYNKKLWEEAGLTDKDIPKTWEQFRGIAKKLTKTDGDKIVQAGFNYNGETYNALYQGMNYQKGELLFSKDGKVANYDNSVTIENTQFFVDLYEKDKVGSKDFGDDSTMSFGNGQTAMVYKWGWMVGELEAKYPDIEYGVFATPTPTEEVPFAYDRFNGESTPGINKNQTEEQRAIAQDFIRFCLANDEYSVTAGLTMASFPTKKSLADNPRILEDPVLSVIAPRVERLIWPGAFPSTIETSAKQTIEDILYNGKSVEVAVKEGQERMDSDMKNSDFTSLESSYQFFDEAK; encoded by the coding sequence ATGAAGAAAAAAGTCTTAAGTGCTTTATTTTCGATGTTGTTGGTAACGAGTTTGGCTGCATGTTCTTCTGGAGGTGATAAAGCAAGTGGTGGTACAAAAGATGAGAATGCAGATAAAGGTTTGGAAGTTTTAGGTGATACGGTGACATTTGATCCTAACAAACTTGTTAATGAGGGAGAGCCGATTACTATTGAATATTGGACTTGGGGAGAGAACGATCCAACATTGAAAATGGCAGAAGCTTATGAAGAAATTTATCCAAATGTGGAAATCAAAGAAGTTATCCAACCATGGGATGATTTTTGGACAAAACTACCACTTTCCTTAAAAGGAAAAAATGGACCTGCTGTTTTCAATATTCATAATTCACAGCATGATTTAATCATGCCATATTTAGAAGCGTATGACATTCCTGTTGAAAATTTACAAGCCGATTTTAATTCTGTTGATCCACATATTATTGATGGTAATGTTTATTATACGGATAGTGTGATTAACACAGGAAATATTTATTACAACAAAAAGCTTTGGGAAGAGGCAGGATTAACAGATAAAGATATCCCTAAAACATGGGAGCAATTTAGAGGGATTGCCAAAAAATTAACTAAAACAGATGGTGATAAAATTGTACAAGCTGGTTTCAACTATAATGGCGAAACATATAATGCATTATATCAAGGAATGAATTATCAAAAAGGTGAATTATTATTTTCTAAAGATGGTAAAGTAGCAAACTATGATAATTCTGTTACCATTGAAAATACTCAATTTTTTGTTGATTTATATGAAAAAGATAAAGTAGGGTCAAAAGACTTCGGTGACGACTCTACTATGAGCTTCGGTAATGGCCAGACAGCGATGGTTTACAAATGGGGTTGGATGGTTGGCGAATTAGAAGCTAAATATCCTGACATTGAGTATGGCGTGTTTGCCACACCAACGCCAACAGAAGAAGTACCATTTGCATATGATCGATTTAATGGTGAAAGCACACCTGGGATTAATAAAAATCAAACAGAAGAACAGCGTGCAATCGCACAAGATTTCATCCGTTTTTGTTTAGCGAACGATGAATATTCAGTCACTGCTGGTTTAACGATGGCTTCTTTCCCAACAAAAAAATCATTAGCAGATAATCCTAGAATTTTAGAAGACCCCGTATTAAGCGTGATTGCACCACGTGTAGAACGTTTAATTTGGCCAGGAGCCTTTCCATCAACCATTGAAACTTCTGCAAAACAAACAATTGAAGATATTCTTTACAATGGTAAGTCAGTTGAAGTAGCTGTCAAAGAAGGACAAGAACGCATGGATAGTGACATGAAGAATTCTGATTTTACTTCGTTAGAAAGTAGTTATCAATTCTTTGATGAAGCTAAATAA
- a CDS encoding carbohydrate ABC transporter permease — MGSRSRVSSNIFSLRNVTILFLVGYFGIFVIYPIYKAFAGSLHDWNPLIDQYDFVGLANFKNVLTNQLFWSSISNTFIFAFFSVIFRIIIGLGLAILLYSKLARFKTFFRGMFYMPTITPLVAVSFVWMWLYNPQFGLINKVFHIDINWLKDSHWALPAIIIMTIWKDFGYATVIFLGGLMGLPEDVFEAADMDGASKWQRFVNITWPLLKPTTLFVTITSLISYLQAYVQILIMTEGGPGTSTYVISYLIFDEAFVKYNFGVASAMAIILFVIIGILTVIMFKITGESEGLA; from the coding sequence ATGGGTAGTAGAAGTCGAGTTAGTTCGAATATTTTTAGTTTAAGAAATGTTACGATTCTATTTTTAGTGGGTTATTTTGGTATTTTTGTTATTTATCCTATTTATAAAGCTTTTGCGGGAAGTCTGCATGATTGGAATCCTTTAATAGATCAATATGACTTTGTAGGGTTAGCTAATTTTAAAAATGTTTTAACCAATCAATTATTTTGGAGTTCAATCTCTAACACGTTTATTTTTGCTTTTTTCTCAGTAATCTTTCGTATAATTATTGGTTTAGGGTTAGCTATCTTGCTCTATTCGAAATTAGCAAGATTTAAGACTTTTTTTAGAGGAATGTTTTATATGCCAACAATTACTCCATTGGTAGCAGTATCTTTTGTATGGATGTGGTTATATAATCCCCAATTTGGTTTGATTAACAAAGTATTCCATATAGATATTAATTGGTTGAAAGATTCACATTGGGCACTACCAGCAATTATTATTATGACAATTTGGAAAGATTTTGGTTATGCTACTGTTATTTTTTTAGGTGGTTTAATGGGGCTACCAGAAGATGTATTTGAAGCTGCAGACATGGATGGTGCTTCAAAATGGCAACGCTTTGTAAATATTACATGGCCTTTGTTGAAGCCAACAACCTTATTTGTAACAATTACGTCTTTAATTTCATATTTACAAGCGTATGTGCAAATTTTGATAATGACTGAAGGCGGTCCAGGAACCTCCACGTATGTTATTTCTTATCTAATTTTCGATGAAGCTTTCGTTAAATATAATTTTGGTGTTGCTTCAGCCATGGCAATTATTCTATTTGTAATAATTGGTATTTTGACGGTGATTATGTTTAAAATAACTGGGGAAAGTGAGGGACTTGCTTAA
- a CDS encoding carbohydrate ABC transporter permease, giving the protein MNAERIKTIFFNTILLIIALITVVPFIWMLISSFAPNSEIVKIGGSFFPTPSTFSNYTSIQERFNFMRMFANSLVVSLTVTVLTIYSSALVGFVFAKFKFRGRNILFGMVLSSMMLPWAVTIIPKYEMMVNFGWLDTYKSLIIPSIVSGFGIFMFRQSISQISDEMLEAARVDGASDFFIFHRIILPMSRNTISSLAIFQFLWSWEDFLWPFLMINDENKQLISVGLRLFNGQYGTDYGGLFAATSISIIPVIIVYIVFQKQFIAGIASGSGK; this is encoded by the coding sequence ATGAATGCAGAACGAATAAAAACGATTTTTTTTAATACAATTCTACTAATTATTGCGTTAATTACTGTCGTTCCGTTTATTTGGATGTTGATTTCTTCTTTTGCACCAAATAGCGAAATAGTGAAAATTGGGGGAAGCTTTTTTCCAACACCATCAACATTTTCTAACTACACAAGCATTCAGGAACGCTTTAATTTTATGCGAATGTTCGCTAACAGCTTAGTTGTTTCTTTAACAGTCACCGTGTTGACTATTTATTCAAGTGCTTTAGTTGGTTTTGTCTTTGCAAAATTTAAATTTCGTGGTCGTAATATATTATTTGGGATGGTTTTAAGTTCTATGATGTTACCATGGGCAGTCACCATTATTCCTAAATATGAAATGATGGTTAACTTCGGTTGGTTAGATACTTACAAATCATTAATTATTCCATCTATTGTGAGTGGTTTTGGCATTTTTATGTTTCGTCAATCTATTTCACAAATCTCTGATGAAATGTTAGAAGCTGCCAGAGTTGATGGTGCTTCCGATTTTTTCATTTTTCATCGAATTATTTTACCAATGTCTAGAAACACCATTTCTAGTTTAGCTATTTTTCAGTTCTTGTGGAGTTGGGAAGATTTCTTATGGCCATTCTTAATGATTAATGATGAGAACAAGCAATTAATTTCTGTAGGATTACGTTTATTTAATGGACAATATGGGACAGATTATGGAGGTTTATTTGCGGCCACCTCTATTTCAATTATTCCAGTTATTATTGTGTATATCGTTTTCCAAAAACAATTTATTGCCGGTATTGCAAGTGGTTCAGGGAAATAG
- a CDS encoding LacI family DNA-binding transcriptional regulator: MRVTIKQIAEEANVSVTTVSNVINKRSHRVSKEKIALIENIIEKYNYIPNMNARSLVQSSSNLIGLLYFSAIDNADFVFSDPFTAEVLSGIEEQAKNHGYFVLVHNVNSAEDVKTIQRNWRFEGFIVVGVRVKEFLELNNVFDGPVVYIDTHLSKETLRELEQQTNRLFVNTNDYQASTLAVEHLIHYGHEKIAFLSFDYIVGEPSVIQERHQAYIDTLKKYHLTFKSHWIYNNSEFERIYQELAEFTAIVVTGDYLAAKLVKFLKNKNKRVMEQLSIIGFDDITFAELMDPALTTIRLNPGNKGAIAFHQLIGLAKQEEIKNQVLLLEGELISRDSVHKIK, translated from the coding sequence ATGAGAGTGACAATTAAGCAAATTGCTGAAGAAGCAAACGTTAGTGTAACAACCGTATCAAATGTCATTAATAAAAGATCTCATCGTGTTTCCAAAGAGAAAATTGCCTTAATAGAAAATATTATTGAAAAGTATAATTACATTCCTAATATGAATGCGCGATCCTTAGTGCAATCTTCTTCTAATTTAATAGGATTGCTTTATTTTTCGGCTATTGATAATGCTGATTTTGTATTTTCTGATCCATTTACCGCAGAAGTTTTGTCTGGAATTGAGGAACAGGCAAAGAATCATGGTTATTTTGTATTGGTGCATAATGTTAATTCAGCAGAAGATGTTAAAACTATTCAGAGAAATTGGCGTTTTGAGGGGTTCATTGTTGTTGGTGTACGTGTAAAAGAATTTTTGGAACTAAATAACGTTTTTGATGGCCCTGTTGTTTATATTGATACGCATCTTTCAAAAGAAACATTAAGGGAACTTGAACAACAAACGAATCGTTTATTTGTAAATACAAATGATTATCAAGCTAGTACATTGGCAGTGGAACATTTGATTCATTATGGTCATGAGAAAATAGCGTTTCTTTCTTTTGACTACATTGTGGGTGAGCCAAGTGTTATTCAAGAACGACATCAAGCTTATATCGATACATTAAAGAAATATCATTTAACCTTTAAATCGCATTGGATATATAACAACTCTGAATTTGAGCGAATTTATCAAGAATTAGCTGAATTTACTGCAATTGTTGTTACTGGAGATTATTTAGCGGCTAAATTAGTAAAATTTTTAAAAAATAAGAATAAACGAGTGATGGAACAATTATCGATTATTGGATTTGATGATATTACTTTTGCAGAATTAATGGACCCAGCGTTGACAACAATACGACTAAATCCAGGTAACAAGGGGGCGATTGCTTTTCACCAACTGATTGGACTGGCCAAACAAGAAGAAATAAAAAATCAAGTACTACTATTAGAGGGAGAATTGATTTCTCGAGACTCTGTTCACAAAATCAAATAA
- a CDS encoding LacI family DNA-binding transcriptional regulator produces MVGIRDVAKRAGVSIATVSRVLNEDPTLSVTDETKRKIAESVNFYHYVKKSPVAKNLTNIALITTVSEVDELEDPYFRTIRRGIQIEAEQSKVNLKKIIRLSETPLEQDDLLKCQGVLIIGQVLSSVIEEVSAINSNVVVIDDPSIEAEVDAVYTDLTKATNQHLDRLYKKGHRNIAFIGGGRVRLDSQGNKHVSDDDYRKIAYETWMKQKGLEKYSQIYLEGWTTLDGMQAADLLLKKHAQDKLPTAIMVGNDPIAVGVYRSLQKNGLHIPEDISIVSFDNIEVAEFLTPALNTVNVNTEEIGKLAVRMVNERIKEVRKVSIQVIVSNNIIVRESEKNID; encoded by the coding sequence ATGGTAGGAATTAGGGATGTTGCAAAACGGGCGGGTGTGTCCATTGCAACAGTATCGCGTGTGCTAAATGAGGATCCGACACTTTCAGTAACCGATGAAACCAAACGAAAGATTGCAGAATCGGTTAATTTTTATCATTATGTCAAAAAAAGTCCCGTTGCAAAAAATTTAACGAATATTGCATTGATAACGACGGTTTCTGAAGTAGATGAATTGGAAGATCCCTATTTTCGAACGATTCGCAGAGGAATTCAAATCGAAGCAGAACAAAGCAAAGTCAATTTGAAAAAAATTATTCGTTTATCAGAAACACCATTGGAGCAAGACGATTTGTTAAAATGTCAAGGTGTGTTGATTATTGGGCAGGTATTATCTTCTGTGATTGAAGAAGTGTCGGCAATTAATTCGAATGTCGTAGTGATTGACGATCCTAGTATTGAAGCTGAAGTAGATGCAGTGTACACCGATTTAACGAAAGCAACGAATCAGCATTTAGATCGGTTGTATAAAAAAGGCCACCGAAACATTGCGTTTATTGGAGGAGGACGTGTCCGTTTAGATAGCCAAGGAAATAAACACGTGTCAGATGATGATTATCGAAAAATAGCCTATGAGACGTGGATGAAACAAAAAGGATTAGAAAAATATAGTCAAATTTATTTAGAAGGCTGGACCACACTTGACGGAATGCAGGCAGCAGATTTACTTTTGAAAAAACATGCTCAAGATAAGTTGCCGACTGCTATCATGGTAGGAAATGATCCTATTGCTGTGGGTGTTTATCGTTCACTTCAAAAAAATGGCCTACATATTCCAGAAGATATTTCGATTGTGAGTTTTGATAATATTGAAGTTGCCGAATTTTTAACACCTGCATTAAATACGGTGAATGTGAATACAGAAGAAATTGGAAAACTAGCAGTTCGCATGGTTAATGAACGAATAAAAGAAGTTAGAAAAGTTTCGATCCAAGTGATTGTTTCTAATAATATTATTGTTAGAGAAAGTGAAAAAAATATCGATTAA
- a CDS encoding extracellular solute-binding protein: MKHFKKIALTGLAVLTGTLLAACGGGDSNSKDGQVTLSYASWDTDQAPGLRKMLDEFEKQNPDIKVEMETTPWDQYWVKLEAATTGGNMPDVVTMHSSESYKYMSQNALMGLDDVIKENDIDMGNFTEGIADFYTLEDELYAIPKDASVVGLWYNKELFDNAGVDYPDETWTWETLRQAAIDLTDESKGIYGFASHIGTETGYWPFIYQNGGEVFADDNTKSGLNTPEAQEALAFYRDIALVDHASPTITELQDPDKLSRFQSGRLAMMIEGNWFAPGFLKNDYLVENAASAVLPKGKVNATITNGLGWAASANTKHPEEVKKLMAFLASEDANKIQAETGASIPALKGFEDEWAASSDTIDLSAFGKMLEYGVPRPYNKDGLRAEQAEVQIINRILSGEVTVEDGTAQIEKEVNAILSGN, translated from the coding sequence ATGAAACATTTCAAAAAAATAGCCTTAACAGGGTTAGCTGTTTTAACTGGGACATTACTCGCGGCATGTGGTGGGGGAGATAGCAATTCTAAAGACGGGCAAGTAACTTTAAGCTATGCGAGTTGGGATACTGACCAAGCTCCAGGATTAAGAAAAATGTTAGATGAATTTGAAAAACAAAATCCTGATATCAAAGTAGAAATGGAGACAACGCCTTGGGATCAATATTGGGTTAAATTAGAAGCTGCAACAACGGGAGGTAATATGCCAGATGTAGTAACCATGCACTCTAGCGAATCCTATAAATATATGTCACAGAATGCTTTGATGGGACTTGATGATGTTATCAAAGAAAATGATATTGACATGGGAAACTTTACTGAAGGAATTGCTGATTTCTATACACTTGAAGACGAACTATACGCAATCCCTAAAGATGCTTCTGTAGTGGGACTATGGTACAACAAAGAATTATTTGATAATGCAGGTGTCGATTATCCAGATGAAACATGGACATGGGAAACACTCAGACAAGCTGCAATTGATTTAACAGATGAATCAAAAGGCATCTATGGTTTTGCATCACATATTGGGACAGAGACTGGTTACTGGCCATTTATTTATCAAAATGGGGGAGAAGTATTTGCCGATGACAATACAAAATCAGGTTTGAATACCCCAGAAGCACAAGAAGCTTTAGCTTTTTATCGAGATATTGCACTTGTGGATCATGCTTCACCAACAATTACAGAATTACAAGACCCTGATAAGTTAAGTCGTTTTCAATCAGGTAGATTAGCAATGATGATTGAAGGAAACTGGTTTGCACCGGGATTTTTGAAAAATGACTATCTAGTTGAAAATGCTGCTTCTGCCGTGTTACCTAAGGGAAAAGTTAATGCAACAATTACAAATGGACTTGGTTGGGCTGCCAGTGCGAATACAAAACACCCAGAAGAAGTGAAAAAACTAATGGCATTTTTAGCTAGTGAGGACGCCAATAAAATCCAAGCGGAAACGGGTGCATCAATCCCAGCACTAAAAGGCTTTGAAGACGAGTGGGCTGCTTCTTCAGATACAATTGATTTGAGTGCTTTTGGAAAAATGTTGGAGTATGGAGTCCCTCGTCCATACAATAAAGATGGATTACGAGCTGAACAAGCAGAAGTTCAAATTATCAACCGTATTCTTTCTGGTGAAGTAACTGTTGAAGATGGAACCGCTCAAATTGAAAAAGAAGTCAATGCGATATTGAGCGGAAATTAA
- a CDS encoding carbohydrate ABC transporter permease, translating to MKNRIFGKYRKDQVIWGYIFIFPTALGLILLNIWPAIQTAILSFQKTVGFGDTEWVGLRNYQKMFADGEVFQSLLNTLIYAVVSIPSIVVLSLLVAVLMNRKVKGLSIYRTIYFLPVVAAPSAVAMIWRWMFNNDYGLINNMLAKIGLDGPAWLTDPSIAIYSIIIVGVWSAIGYNMVLLLAGLQEIPKDYYEAAEIDGASPIQQFFNITLPLVTPTLFFVVVTTVINAFQVFDVIFMMITPNSTAMFKSQSLAYLFYKHSFILNDKGYGSAIVMFLLVIILIITAIQMKLQKKWVNY from the coding sequence ATGAAAAATCGAATTTTTGGAAAATATCGTAAAGATCAAGTGATATGGGGCTATATTTTTATTTTTCCAACGGCATTAGGATTAATTTTATTAAATATATGGCCAGCAATTCAAACAGCAATTTTAAGTTTTCAAAAAACAGTGGGGTTCGGTGATACTGAATGGGTCGGATTAAGAAATTACCAAAAAATGTTTGCAGACGGTGAAGTTTTTCAGTCTTTATTAAACACGTTAATTTATGCAGTGGTTTCGATACCTAGTATTGTTGTATTGTCCTTATTGGTGGCAGTTTTAATGAATAGAAAAGTTAAGGGATTGTCGATTTATCGGACAATTTATTTTCTACCAGTCGTTGCTGCACCATCCGCAGTCGCAATGATTTGGCGCTGGATGTTCAATAATGATTATGGACTGATTAATAACATGTTGGCTAAAATAGGTCTCGATGGACCAGCATGGTTAACGGATCCATCGATTGCGATTTATTCTATTATCATTGTAGGAGTTTGGAGTGCTATTGGTTATAACATGGTGTTATTACTAGCCGGCTTACAAGAAATTCCTAAAGACTATTATGAAGCAGCAGAGATTGATGGTGCTAGTCCAATCCAGCAGTTTTTCAACATTACGTTACCATTAGTTACACCAACATTATTTTTTGTAGTTGTAACAACAGTTATCAATGCTTTCCAAGTATTTGATGTTATTTTTATGATGATTACTCCTAATAGTACCGCCATGTTTAAATCACAATCATTAGCCTATTTATTCTATAAACATTCATTTATTTTAAATGACAAGGGATATGGTTCGGCAATCGTTATGTTCCTTTTAGTGATTATATTAATTATTACTGCAATTCAAATGAAGTTGCAGAAAAAGTGGGTAAACTATTAA